Proteins from one Anastrepha obliqua isolate idAnaObli1 chromosome 2, idAnaObli1_1.0, whole genome shotgun sequence genomic window:
- the LOC129238109 gene encoding kinesin-like protein klp-19, whose amino-acid sequence MQSPIVPSERERGSQKLWSASVIDARYTHEYIYGVFVMGLLDKFFSGFNATILAYGQTGSGKTHYGDLDENAGVIPRIMCDIFERIKTLESEYDFVAKQAI is encoded by the coding sequence ATGCAAAGTCCTATTGTGCCTTCAGAACGAGAGCGTGGTTCCCAGAAGCTGTGGAGCGCGTCGGTGATTGATGCACGATACACGCATGAATATATCTATGGTGTATTTGTGATGGGACTATTGGACAAATTCTTTTCCGGGTTCAATGCCACAATACTTGCCTATGGTCAGACTGGTTCTGGCAAGACTCACTATGGAGACTTGGATGAAAATGCAGGGGTTATACCGCGAATAATGTGCGATATCTTTGAACGCATTAAAACGTTAGAAAGTGAATATGACTTCGTAGCGAAACAAGCCATATAG